In Sphaeramia orbicularis chromosome 10, fSphaOr1.1, whole genome shotgun sequence, the following proteins share a genomic window:
- the ergic1 gene encoding endoplasmic reticulum-Golgi intermediate compartment protein 1 — protein MTFDVRRFDIYRKVPKDLTQPTYTGAFISILCCVFIFFLFLSELTGFIATDIVNELYVDDPDKDSGGKIDVSLNISLPNLHCDLVGLDIQDEMGRHEVGHIDNSMKIPLNQGDGCRFEGEFTINKVPGNFHVSTHSATAQPTSPDMTHTIHKLAFGEKLQVHKVQGAFNALGGADKLSSNPLASHDYILKIVPTVYEDLSGKQRFSYQYTVANKEYVAYSHTGRIIPAIWFRYDLSPITVKYTERRQPLYRFITTICAIVGGTFTVAGIIDSCIFTASEAWKKIQIGKMS, from the exons TTTCCATTCTCTGCTGTGTCTTCATATTCTTCCTGTTCCTGTCTGAACTAACGGGATTCATAGCCACTGACAT TGTAAATGAACTGTATGTGGATGATCCTGATAAAGACAGTGGTGGGAAGATAGATGTGAGTTTAAACATCAGTTTGCCAAACTTACACTGTGATT tggtgGGTTTGGACATCCAGGATGAAATGGGCCGCCATGAGGTCGGTCACATAGACAACTCAATGAAGATTCCTCTAAACCAAGGCGATGGATGTCGCTTCGAAGGAGAATTCACCATCAACAAA gtacCGGGAAACTTCCATGTGTCGACGCACAGTGCTACCGCACAACCAACAAGCCCTGACATGACACACACCATCCACAAGCTGGCATTTGGTGAAAAGCTTCAG GTACATAAAGTCCAAGGCGCCTTCAACGCGTTAGGAGGAGCTGACAAGCTGTCATCAAACC CTCTAGCTTCACATGACTACATACTGAAGATCGTTCCGACAGTTTACGAAGACCTATCGGGCAAACAGAGGTTCTCCTACCAGTACACCGTAGCCAACAAG GAATATGTTGCTTACAGTCACACAGGCAGGATCATCCCAGCCATCTGGTTCCGATATGACCTCAGTCCAATCACAGTCAAGTACACAGAGAGGAGGCAGCCCCTCTACCGCTTCATTACAACA ATTTGTGCCATAGTCGGAGGGACGTTCACTGTCGCAGGAATCATcgactcttgtatattcacagctTCAgaagcctggaagaagatccaGATAGGCAAAATGTCCTGA